The proteins below come from a single Blattabacterium cuenoti genomic window:
- a CDS encoding deaminase, with translation MNPIKNDCECEDEKGKTKWYVIHAEANAILKLSYSYSLSSKESSIYVTHSPCKECSKLIYLSKIKKVVFLHKKNNNGLIFLKKLKIIVYQIHL, from the coding sequence ATAAACCCAATTAAAAATGATTGTGAATGTGAAGATGAAAAAGGAAAAACTAAATGGTATGTAATACATGCAGAAGCTAATGCAATATTAAAATTATCATACTCTTATTCTTTATCATCTAAAGAATCATCTATATATGTTACACATTCTCCATGTAAAGAATGTAGTAAATTGATCTATTTATCCAAGATAAAAAAAGTTGTTTTTTTACACAAAAAAAACAACAATGGATTAATTTTTTTAAAAAAATTGAAAATAATAGTATATCAAATACATTTATAA
- the fbp gene encoding class 1 fructose-bisphosphatase, with translation MYTLGEFIIENKDGYSHSKESLLRFFSSIKLAAKAVHKEVNKAGLTKNIGSSGKKNIQGENQQKLDFFSHKTFIDSFKSREVVCGIASEESRDFIIIDKKINNPIEDQYIVLIDPLDGSSNIDVNVSIGTIFSVYKMKYTNKCKLTINDFLQKGNQQIIAGYIIYGTSTMLVYTTGNGVHGFTLDPSIGTFYLSHPNISFPEKEKIYSINDGNYVKFSNGIKKFIRYCQEEYENRPYTARYIGSLVGDFHRNIIHGGIYMYPKTSLFPNGKLRLLYECNPIAFLTEQAGGKASNGYKRILDIQPASLHQRTPFICGPNKMVNKLEEFIKKYE, from the coding sequence ATGTATACGTTAGGAGAATTTATTATAGAGAATAAAGATGGTTATTCTCATTCTAAAGAATCTTTATTAAGATTTTTTAGCTCAATAAAATTGGCTGCTAAAGCCGTTCATAAAGAAGTCAATAAAGCTGGATTAACTAAAAATATCGGTAGTTCAGGTAAAAAAAATATACAGGGAGAAAATCAACAAAAATTGGATTTTTTTTCTCATAAAACATTTATTGATTCTTTTAAAAGTAGAGAGGTAGTTTGTGGAATTGCTTCTGAGGAAAGTAGAGATTTTATAATAATAGACAAAAAGATAAATAATCCAATAGAAGATCAGTATATTGTTTTAATCGATCCACTTGATGGATCATCAAATATTGATGTTAATGTATCTATCGGAACTATATTTTCTGTATATAAAATGAAATATACAAATAAATGTAAATTAACAATTAATGATTTTTTACAAAAAGGTAATCAACAAATTATTGCAGGATATATTATTTATGGAACTTCTACTATGTTAGTATATACTACTGGAAATGGTGTACATGGATTTACATTAGATCCTTCAATAGGAACGTTTTATTTATCTCATCCTAATATTTCATTTCCGGAAAAAGAAAAAATTTATTCTATTAATGATGGAAATTATGTTAAATTCTCCAATGGAATAAAAAAATTTATTAGATATTGTCAAGAAGAATATGAAAATAGACCTTATACTGCAAGATATATTGGATCTTTAGTAGGAGATTTTCATAGAAATATCATTCATGGTGGAATATATATGTATCCTAAAACTTCATTATTTCCAAATGGAAAATTAAGATTACTTTATGAATGTAATCCTATTGCTTTTTTAACAGAACAAGCAGGTGGTAAAGCTTCTAATGGATATAAAAGAATTTTGGATATACAACCTGCCTCCTTACATCAAAGGACTCCATTTATTTGTGGTCCCAATAAAATGGTAAATAAATTAGAAGAATTTATAAAAAAATATGAATAA
- the ureC gene encoding urease subunit alpha, with protein MKKVSRKDYSSIYGPTKGDKIRLGDTDLWIEIEKDYTIYGDECVFGGGKVIRDGMGQHPIATRNDGVLDLVITNAVIIDYWGIVKADIGIKDGIIVGIGKSGNPYFMDGVNPNMYIGAGTEVISSENLIVTSGSVDSHVHYICPQLLEVALESGTTTIIGGGSGPTTGTIATNCTSGIWNIRKMLNSTDHIPINFVILARGNSSNPKALIEQIESGAGGLKIHEDWGCTPNVIDQCLNVSEKLDIQVNIHTDSLNESGYIEDTIKIFKNRTIHTYHTEGAGGGHSPDLLKVISYPNVLPSSTSPTIPYTYNTIDEHLDMLMICHHLDSNLPEDIAFAKSRIRSETISAEGFLHDIGAISMISSDSQAMGRIGEVVRRTWQTADKMKKEIGSKCNNDNFRVKRYISKYTINPSITHGISEYVGSIHIGKMADLVLWKPSFFGVKPELVIKGGMIVYACVGDPNATIPTPQPFMYRKMFGYFDPKLSSIFVSSSSINNNFFEKNNVKKQIKIIKKCRNLSKKEMILNSNLPSIEVDPKNYTVYINGDKIESNPSKFIPLSQRYFLF; from the coding sequence ATGAAAAAAGTCTCTAGAAAAGATTATTCTAGTATATATGGACCTACTAAAGGAGATAAAATTCGTTTAGGAGACACTGATTTATGGATAGAAATAGAAAAAGATTATACTATTTATGGAGATGAATGTGTTTTTGGAGGAGGAAAAGTAATTAGGGATGGAATGGGACAACATCCTATTGCTACAAGAAATGATGGAGTTTTGGATTTAGTAATTACTAATGCTGTTATTATTGACTATTGGGGGATTGTAAAAGCTGATATTGGAATCAAAGATGGAATTATTGTCGGAATAGGAAAATCTGGAAATCCATATTTTATGGATGGAGTAAATCCTAATATGTATATAGGAGCAGGAACTGAAGTTATTTCTTCAGAAAATTTAATTGTCACATCTGGTAGTGTAGATAGTCATGTTCATTACATTTGTCCACAATTGCTTGAAGTAGCACTAGAAAGTGGAACTACTACCATTATTGGCGGTGGATCGGGGCCTACAACGGGGACAATTGCTACAAATTGCACTTCAGGAATTTGGAATATAAGAAAAATGTTAAATAGTACTGATCATATTCCTATTAATTTTGTTATACTTGCTCGCGGAAATAGTTCTAATCCAAAAGCACTTATTGAACAAATAGAATCAGGAGCAGGAGGTTTAAAAATTCATGAAGATTGGGGATGTACTCCAAATGTCATTGATCAATGTTTAAATGTTTCCGAAAAATTAGATATACAAGTTAATATTCATACAGATTCATTGAATGAATCTGGTTATATTGAAGATACAATAAAAATATTTAAAAATCGCACTATTCATACTTATCATACAGAAGGAGCAGGGGGTGGACATTCACCAGATTTATTAAAAGTTATATCTTATCCTAATGTTTTACCTTCTTCTACTAGTCCTACTATTCCATATACTTATAATACAATTGATGAACATTTAGATATGTTAATGATATGTCATCATTTAGATTCAAATTTACCAGAAGATATAGCTTTTGCTAAATCTAGAATAAGAAGTGAAACTATTAGTGCAGAAGGCTTTTTGCATGATATTGGTGCAATTAGCATGATAAGTTCTGATTCTCAAGCAATGGGAAGAATAGGGGAAGTAGTAAGACGTACTTGGCAAACAGCTGATAAAATGAAAAAAGAAATAGGATCTAAATGCAATAATGACAATTTTAGAGTAAAAAGATATATATCTAAATATACTATAAATCCTTCTATTACTCATGGTATTTCAGAATATGTAGGATCCATTCATATTGGAAAAATGGCAGATCTTGTTTTATGGAAACCATCTTTTTTTGGAGTAAAACCTGAATTAGTTATAAAAGGTGGAATGATAGTATATGCATGTGTAGGAGATCCAAATGCTACTATTCCTACACCTCAACCATTTATGTATAGAAAAATGTTTGGTTATTTTGATCCAAAATTAAGCAGTATTTTTGTATCATCATCTTCTATCAATAACAATTTTTTTGAAAAAAATAATGTTAAAAAGCAAATAAAAATAATAAAAAAATGTCGCAATCTTTCTAAGAAAGAAATGATATTAAATAGTAATTTACCATCTATAGAAGTAGATCCTAAAAATTATACTGTATATATTAATGGGGATAAAATTGAATCTAATCCATCTAAATTTATACCACTATCTCAAAGATATTTTTTATTTTAA
- the ureA gene encoding urease subunit gamma, translated as MHLTSYEKEKLLLHLAGELAKNRLKRGIKLNYPESLALITNYIMEGAREGKTVKEIIKESGNIINNEQVMDGVPHLLKNVQVEATFPDGTKLVSVHNPIKIKKSKKDNKSIIPGQYNLFNEKISLLPNRNRIKILVKNGGSRPIQVGSHFHFYETNSNLIFKREKTKGYRLDILSGRSIRFEPGETKEIFLVEIGGSKKIYGFSGKIRKI; from the coding sequence ATGCATTTAACTTCTTATGAAAAAGAAAAATTACTCTTACATTTAGCAGGAGAATTGGCAAAAAATCGTTTAAAAAGAGGAATAAAATTAAATTATCCTGAATCTTTAGCATTGATAACTAATTATATTATGGAAGGAGCTAGGGAAGGAAAAACTGTAAAAGAAATTATAAAGGAATCTGGAAATATTATAAATAATGAACAGGTAATGGATGGTGTTCCTCATTTGCTTAAAAATGTACAAGTAGAAGCAACATTTCCTGATGGAACTAAATTGGTTAGCGTTCATAATCCTATTAAAATAAAAAAATCAAAAAAAGATAATAAATCGATCATACCTGGTCAATATAATCTTTTTAATGAAAAAATTTCTTTATTACCTAATAGAAATCGTATCAAAATATTAGTAAAAAATGGTGGTAGTAGACCTATTCAAGTTGGATCTCATTTTCATTTTTATGAAACTAATTCGAATCTTATTTTTAAAAGAGAAAAAACTAAAGGTTATCGTTTAGATATTCTTTCTGGAAGATCAATTAGATTCGAACCAGGAGAAACAAAAGAAATTTTTTTAGTAGAAATAGGTGGGAGTAAGAAAATTTATGGATTTTCAGGTAAAATAAGAAAAATATGA
- a CDS encoding TrmH family RNA methyltransferase — protein sequence MAIKGGFTPIKIFIYEKIFLKFNLIKTYENILFSISRNIFEKLVYRKNSDGIIVLFKEKQLHRLKTINFNNNKNLYNLIIILDGIEKPGNLGAMLRIANSIGVKMIILCNMKTYIFNSNVIRNSLGSVFTNKIIIEKIDFVIHWLKKNNIKIIVSGLQENSENLYNVDFSSIYDFSIVFGSENKGVSNIWMNNAYKIIKIPMFGDIDSLNVNSAMSIITYEIIRQKLFFIH from the coding sequence ATGGCTATAAAAGGAGGGTTTACTCCTATAAAAATATTTATATATGAAAAAATTTTTTTAAAATTTAATTTAATCAAAACATATGAAAATATTTTATTTTCTATAAGTAGAAACATTTTTGAAAAACTAGTATATAGAAAAAATTCTGATGGAATTATAGTTTTGTTTAAAGAGAAACAATTACATCGTTTAAAAACGATAAATTTTAATAACAATAAAAATCTTTATAATTTGATTATTATATTAGATGGAATAGAAAAACCCGGTAATTTAGGTGCAATGTTAAGAATTGCCAATTCGATAGGAGTTAAAATGATAATATTATGTAATATGAAAACTTATATTTTTAATTCTAATGTTATTAGAAATAGTTTAGGAAGCGTTTTTACAAACAAAATTATAATAGAAAAAATAGATTTTGTTATTCATTGGTTAAAAAAAAATAATATAAAAATTATAGTTTCTGGATTACAGGAAAATTCAGAAAATTTATATAATGTAGATTTCTCATCTATTTATGATTTTTCTATTGTTTTTGGTTCTGAAAATAAAGGAGTATCCAATATTTGGATGAATAATGCATATAAGATAATAAAAATTCCAATGTTTGGTGACATTGATTCATTAAATGTAAATAGCGCAATGTCTATAATAACTTATGAAATTATTAGACAAAAATTATTTTTTATTCATTAA
- a CDS encoding dihydroorotate oxidase has protein sequence MKKIDITTNINGIRLYSCIMNASGALCSTEKELSNLLKSSSGAIVTKSCTDKPRKGNIKPRYFEWDIGSINSMGLPNLGIDFYINFLDGITTNKPIFLSISGLSLEENYLLIQKANSSTKINAIEINLSCPNILKKKEILGYEFDTVYNFLKNVFRLNNKKHIGIKLPPYFNDNDIRNMAFIINKFPISFITCINSLPNGLFINSIKESTVIYPNKGFGGIGGTIIKSFALANIFKFSSFLRKDISIIGCGGISSGIDIFDHILCGASAVQVGTQFIKEGISVFDRLKNELILFLKKKKYYSINNFIGNLNKN, from the coding sequence ATGAAAAAAATAGATATTACTACTAATATAAATGGAATAAGATTATATTCATGTATTATGAATGCTTCGGGGGCTTTATGTAGTACAGAAAAAGAATTATCTAATTTATTAAAAAGTTCTTCTGGAGCAATAGTTACAAAAAGTTGTACAGATAAACCAAGAAAAGGAAATATAAAACCAAGATATTTTGAATGGGATATTGGTAGTATTAATTCTATGGGATTACCTAACCTTGGAATTGATTTTTATATAAATTTTTTAGATGGGATAACCACTAATAAACCTATATTTTTATCTATATCAGGATTATCATTGGAAGAAAATTATTTATTAATTCAAAAAGCAAATTCATCTACTAAGATAAATGCTATAGAAATAAATTTATCTTGTCCAAATATTTTAAAAAAAAAAGAAATATTAGGATATGAATTTGACACTGTATATAATTTTCTTAAAAATGTATTTAGATTAAATAATAAAAAACATATAGGAATAAAACTGCCACCTTATTTTAACGATAATGATATTAGAAATATGGCGTTTATTATAAATAAATTTCCTATTTCTTTCATTACTTGTATTAATAGTTTACCTAATGGTTTATTTATAAATTCCATAAAAGAATCTACTGTTATTTATCCGAATAAAGGATTTGGAGGAATAGGTGGGACTATAATAAAATCATTTGCACTAGCTAATATTTTTAAATTTAGTTCTTTTCTAAGAAAAGATATTTCAATAATAGGATGTGGTGGAATTTCTTCAGGAATTGACATTTTTGATCACATACTATGCGGAGCCTCGGCCGTACAAGTAGGGACACAATTTATTAAAGAAGGAATTTCTGTATTTGATAGATTAAAAAATGAATTAATACTTTTTTTAAAAAAAAAAAAATATTATTCTATAAATAATTTTATAGGAAATTTAAATAAAAATTAA
- a CDS encoding ribonuclease HI: MNKIINIYTDGSSKGNPGPGGYSVFIEKFFGYSYYRNIIYEGFRCTTNNRMELLAVITGLKNIRTKKNTIIVFTDSKYIINAVNNKWIYEWEKNNFYKKKNIDLWKLFLKFFTTKLVFFHWIKSHNNHYINEFCDKLSTMTYKNNQLKIDYNYEKLMNKK, encoded by the coding sequence ATGAATAAAATAATTAATATTTATACAGACGGATCTTCAAAAGGCAATCCAGGCCCGGGAGGATATAGCGTTTTTATTGAAAAATTTTTTGGCTATTCTTATTATAGAAACATAATATATGAAGGATTTCGTTGTACTACAAATAATAGAATGGAATTACTTGCGGTAATAACTGGATTAAAAAATATTCGTACAAAAAAAAATACTATCATAGTATTTACTGATTCTAAATATATCATTAATGCGGTTAATAATAAATGGATTTATGAATGGGAAAAAAATAATTTTTATAAAAAAAAAAATATAGATCTATGGAAACTTTTTCTAAAATTTTTTACTACTAAATTGGTATTTTTTCATTGGATAAAATCACATAATAATCATTATATAAATGAATTTTGTGATAAATTATCTACAATGACTTATAAAAATAATCAATTAAAAATTGATTATAATTATGAAAAATTAATGAATAAAAAATAA
- a CDS encoding MarC family protein → MKWIHSLMSCFMILFSIIDILGNAPIIMGFKSKGNIIDTKKVIITSLIIFLSFLFLGQPILQIIGVDINSFSVAGSIVLFIIGLEMILGVDFHKTSEHSQTSIVPIAFPLIAGPGSLTTLVSLRTTYNITIIIASLLINMIVVYLVIDKCDLIAEKIGNSGLDILKKIFGIVLLAFAVKIFGANAGKLIQ, encoded by the coding sequence ATGAAATGGATTCATTCACTAATGAGTTGTTTTATGATACTTTTTAGTATCATAGACATATTAGGAAATGCCCCAATTATTATGGGGTTTAAATCAAAAGGAAACATTATAGATACTAAAAAAGTTATTATTACTTCTCTTATTATATTTTTATCTTTCCTATTTTTAGGACAGCCAATATTACAAATTATAGGAGTAGATATAAACTCTTTTTCTGTTGCCGGATCTATTGTATTATTTATAATTGGATTAGAAATGATATTAGGAGTAGATTTCCACAAGACATCAGAACATTCACAAACTTCTATAGTCCCTATAGCTTTTCCATTGATTGCCGGACCAGGTTCACTAACCACTTTAGTATCATTAAGAACCACTTATAACATAACCATAATTATTGCTTCTTTATTAATTAATATGATAGTAGTTTATTTAGTCATTGATAAATGTGATTTAATTGCTGAAAAAATTGGAAATAGTGGATTAGATATTTTGAAAAAAATATTTGGAATTGTTTTATTAGCTTTTGCTGTTAAAATATTTGGAGCAAATGCTGGAAAATTAATTCAATAA
- the thrA gene encoding bifunctional aspartate kinase/homoserine dehydrogenase I produces MQVLKFGGSSIAHSNSIKCICSLLEKKPKGKYAIVVSALGNITDQLINCGKFASKRKNIYKNILEKIEKRHIKIIKDLFPITYQSHLIGWIKKNMNDLENLCDGIFQVEELSKRSLDKIMSFGELSSSFLISEKLKQSGLNTKCKDSRDLIVTDSQFGCAQVDFINSNHRINKYFHENNVSDYTVFPGFIGATINNETTTLGRGGSDYTASILAAAISANILEIWTDVSGMMTANPKIVNQAFPIKEISYEEAMELSHFGAKVIYPPTIQPVMKRNIPIKIKNTFSTIDSGTLIYINKNTNISQPVTGISGIQNISLLTLKGSGMVGVPGYSKRLFEALSLEKINVIFITQSSSEHSITTGVHDTDLMKAKKAIYNEFSQEIKQKYIDPLMIEKKLCIIAVVGDNMKNLHGTSGKMFSALGRNSINVRAIAQGSTEKNISAVIRKEDFKKALNTLHEAFFESPPKQINLFICGVGQVGSKLIEQIRKQKNYLLKELKLQVRIIGLANSKKMYFNNRGINLTQWNHYLHKGNKMNIHSLMKKVSRLNLRNSLFVDNTASKEIAMIYDNFLKNGVGVITCNKIACSSNYEHYKKLKILSRHFKAPFLFETNVGASLPVISTLNDLINSGDKINKIEAVLSGSLNFIFNHFIGKESFLEVVKYAQLKGFTEPDPRIDLNGLDVMRKILILARECGNPLEINDINQKNFLPESCYESKSLEEFYQELYKHNNYFFEIRYNAEKNNKKLRFIARYENGTASVGLESVNQTHPFFQLEGKDNMVLYNTFRYSEQPLIIKGAGAGAEVTASGVFSDIIKATK; encoded by the coding sequence ATGCAAGTTTTAAAGTTTGGAGGCAGTTCTATAGCTCATTCTAATTCCATAAAATGTATTTGTTCTTTATTAGAAAAAAAACCTAAGGGAAAATATGCAATTGTAGTATCTGCATTAGGAAATATTACCGATCAATTAATTAATTGTGGAAAATTTGCTTCTAAAAGAAAAAATATATATAAAAATATTTTAGAAAAAATAGAAAAACGTCATATTAAAATTATTAAAGACCTATTTCCAATTACTTATCAAAGTCATTTAATTGGTTGGATAAAAAAAAATATGAATGATTTAGAAAATTTATGTGATGGAATTTTCCAGGTAGAAGAATTATCAAAACGTTCATTGGATAAAATAATGAGTTTTGGAGAATTGAGTTCATCTTTTTTAATTTCTGAAAAATTAAAACAATCTGGATTAAATACTAAATGTAAAGATAGTAGAGATTTAATTGTTACAGATTCTCAATTTGGATGTGCACAAGTAGATTTTATAAATAGCAATCATCGTATTAATAAATATTTCCATGAAAACAATGTATCGGATTATACTGTTTTTCCAGGATTTATTGGCGCAACTATAAATAATGAAACTACTACTCTTGGACGTGGAGGGTCCGATTATACTGCTTCTATATTGGCCGCTGCTATATCTGCAAATATATTAGAAATATGGACCGATGTAAGTGGAATGATGACTGCTAACCCAAAAATAGTTAATCAAGCTTTTCCTATTAAGGAAATTTCTTATGAAGAAGCTATGGAATTATCCCATTTTGGAGCAAAAGTAATTTATCCTCCTACAATACAACCTGTTATGAAAAGAAATATTCCTATAAAAATTAAAAATACTTTTTCTACAATAGATTCCGGTACACTTATTTATATTAACAAAAATACGAATATCAGTCAACCAGTAACTGGTATTTCCGGAATTCAAAACATATCTTTACTTACATTAAAAGGTAGTGGAATGGTAGGGGTACCTGGTTATTCCAAACGATTATTTGAAGCATTATCATTAGAAAAAATAAATGTAATATTCATCACTCAAAGTTCTTCAGAACATTCAATAACTACAGGAGTCCATGATACTGATCTAATGAAAGCTAAAAAAGCAATTTACAATGAATTTTCCCAAGAAATAAAACAAAAATATATTGATCCATTAATGATAGAAAAAAAATTATGTATTATAGCTGTAGTAGGAGATAATATGAAAAATCTTCATGGAACTAGTGGAAAAATGTTTTCTGCTTTAGGTAGAAATAGTATTAATGTTAGAGCTATAGCTCAAGGTTCAACCGAAAAAAATATATCTGCTGTTATTCGTAAAGAAGATTTTAAAAAAGCATTAAATACTTTACATGAAGCATTTTTTGAAAGCCCACCAAAACAAATAAATTTATTTATTTGTGGAGTGGGACAGGTAGGAAGTAAATTAATTGAACAAATAAGAAAACAAAAAAACTATTTATTAAAAGAATTAAAATTACAAGTTAGAATTATAGGATTAGCTAATAGTAAAAAAATGTATTTTAATAATCGTGGAATAAATTTAACTCAATGGAATCATTATTTACATAAAGGAAATAAAATGAATATTCATTCTTTAATGAAAAAAGTATCGAGATTAAATTTAAGAAATAGTTTATTTGTTGATAATACTGCCAGTAAAGAAATTGCCATGATTTATGATAATTTTCTTAAAAATGGAGTAGGTGTTATCACTTGTAATAAAATTGCTTGTTCTTCCAACTATGAACATTATAAAAAATTAAAAATACTGTCAAGACATTTCAAAGCTCCATTTTTATTCGAAACTAATGTTGGTGCTAGTTTACCAGTAATTAGTACTCTTAATGATCTTATAAATAGTGGAGATAAAATTAATAAAATTGAAGCCGTTTTATCAGGCAGTTTAAATTTTATATTTAATCATTTTATAGGAAAAGAATCATTTTTAGAAGTAGTTAAATATGCTCAATTAAAAGGATTCACAGAGCCTGATCCTCGTATTGATTTAAATGGACTAGATGTAATGCGAAAAATATTAATTTTAGCAAGAGAATGCGGAAATCCATTAGAAATTAATGATATAAATCAAAAAAATTTTTTACCTGAAAGTTGTTATGAATCTAAATCTTTAGAAGAATTTTATCAAGAATTATATAAACATAATAATTATTTTTTTGAAATAAGATATAATGCAGAAAAAAATAATAAAAAATTACGTTTTATTGCACGTTATGAAAATGGAACAGCTTCTGTTGGATTAGAATCAGTTAATCAAACCCATCCATTTTTTCAATTAGAAGGAAAAGATAATATGGTGCTATATAATACATTTCGTTATTCTGAACAACCTCTGATTATAAAAGGAGCTGGTGCTGGTGCTGAAGTAACTGCATCGGGAGTATTTTCAGATATTATAAAAGCAACTAAGTAA
- the pyrF gene encoding orotidine-5'-phosphate decarboxylase, translating into MGKKKKFFLKIYQLGIIKFGNFVLKSGVKSPIYIDFRPIASKPDLLIKLSDLLIEEVSYYNFELICGVPYAALPIATAISLRTNIPLIIKRKENKGYGTKRMIEGIYKKGQNCLLIEDVITSGDSLLNTIIDLEKEGIIIKNIISILDREQGGIDSIKQKGYNIQSLFHIGEVFNMLEKKHFLSKKKIHMIQFFFSNQKKIYRRISYEEKRKKISHPMGKKLIDITLKKKTNLIISADLIDSEKILKLVHSIGDIICGVKLHVDIINDFSLSFINSLKNLSTEKKFLLFEDRKLCDINSTNYLQLHYGIHKILSWADFITVHVIAGNSSINNLDIPANIGLITISEMSSIGQLLDDNYIRNALNISINNPKVIGTVAQRKVDDRLLLFTPGINFSRSRKNYIHPNLAFSKNGSDFIIVGRGIYQSNNPYKIAEKYRNVAWKAYENEL; encoded by the coding sequence ATGGGGAAAAAAAAAAAATTTTTTTTAAAAATTTATCAATTAGGAATTATAAAATTTGGAAATTTTGTATTGAAAAGTGGAGTAAAATCACCAATATATATAGATTTTAGACCAATAGCATCTAAACCAGATTTATTAATAAAACTTTCAGATTTACTGATAGAAGAAGTTTCGTATTATAATTTTGAATTAATTTGTGGGGTACCGTATGCAGCTTTACCTATAGCTACTGCTATTTCTTTAAGAACAAATATTCCTTTAATTATAAAAAGAAAAGAAAATAAAGGGTATGGGACAAAACGAATGATTGAAGGAATTTATAAAAAAGGACAAAATTGTCTTCTTATAGAAGATGTTATTACAAGTGGAGATAGTTTGTTAAATACGATAATAGATCTTGAAAAAGAAGGAATAATCATAAAAAATATAATCTCTATTCTTGATAGAGAACAGGGTGGAATAGATTCCATAAAACAAAAAGGATACAATATTCAATCCTTATTTCATATAGGAGAAGTTTTTAATATGTTAGAAAAAAAACATTTTTTAAGTAAAAAAAAGATACATATGATCCAATTTTTTTTTTCCAACCAAAAAAAAATATATAGAAGAATTTCTTATGAAGAAAAACGAAAAAAAATTTCCCATCCTATGGGAAAAAAACTTATAGATATAACATTAAAAAAAAAAACTAATTTAATTATTTCTGCAGATTTAATTGATTCTGAAAAAATATTAAAATTAGTTCATTCAATTGGAGATATAATTTGTGGAGTAAAGTTACATGTAGATATTATTAATGATTTTTCATTATCATTTATAAATTCTCTTAAAAATTTATCTACAGAAAAGAAATTTCTATTATTTGAAGATAGAAAATTATGTGATATTAATTCTACTAATTATCTTCAACTTCATTACGGAATACATAAAATTTTATCATGGGCAGATTTTATAACAGTTCATGTAATTGCAGGAAATTCTAGTATAAATAATTTAGATATACCAGCTAATATTGGTTTAATAACTATATCAGAAATGTCTTCCATTGGACAACTTTTGGATGATAATTATATAAGAAATGCATTGAATATCTCTATAAATAATCCAAAAGTTATTGGGACAGTAGCACAAAGAAAAGTAGATGATCGATTATTATTGTTTACTCCAGGAATAAATTTTTCTAGATCTAGAAAAAATTATATTCATCCTAATTTAGCATTTAGCAAAAATGGAAGTGATTTTATTATTGTTGGAAGAGGTATTTATCAATCTAATAATCCATATAAAATTGCAGAAAAATATAGAAATGTTGCTTGGAAAGCATATGAAAATGAGCTTTAG